The genomic stretch GTCTACGATCTCAAGAGGAGCATTGACAATTTGACAGCCCATCTCCATTCTGCCTTTGCACTCAACACAACATCCAATGAGGAACAAAAGAGTTTCGAGAGGCCCATGGGCCTTACAATAGAAAGCCCAATGAGCCGAAAAGCGAAAAAATTAGAAGACCAAAAACAAATCTATAGCAAATCCATAGGTCTAGATCCATGACAATTAGTAATTAGTAATTcaatataccacatttttattttataatattaatgtgaTAGATTAGGTAGTTTTAGATAAAGTTTATagaaatgttttattatttatatacaaccctttcattttactttcattttattttattttattgacatGGCATTGCTGATCTGTCTTTGgatcaactttttttaaaaaaatataataaataataaaattaaagattaattaacaatatcacatcaataaaataaaataaaagtgcgATATATAGCATTGCTCTTACGTAAATTCAAAAAGGTTAACGTATTGATTATGTGCATAACAAATTAGGGTGtcaacaaaaattcaaaagatcatcCGCTCCAATTaggaaaactatttttttttttttttttttttaagataatggAAAAATAGCTCTAACCCAAAAAATTGCATTTGGTAATCAATGGTACTAAAAGAATCAaatgtttagaaaaaaatatatttttattatgatttttttccctttgtatATAATGCCATTATTgtcattattatttgttatttgtcaCCACCACTTTCCTTCTATTATTGATATAATCAGTTTAATAATTGATTTCGTTGTATAATTCCTACAAATAGTATCTGAAAACACAATTATTGATGaaatatttcatttaataatgtaaaacaaatCTACACCGAGAAATGATTGAatccattttgaaaaaattattgcttgaaattaatttataatctTCGCAAAGTGCAAACAGTTGGAGCCCATTTAATATCATCTAATTACAAAATTTGTTTGACATTGCTTGTTATATACAGAAGTCAagtcaaaggaaaaaaatactCTCTAGAATTCTTCGATCTCTTTTCTTCTAGACAATACTaagaagaacttcaagaggAGAGAAGATCTAGTTAGATCTTCCTTCATTCCCTTTCACAGTAGTAGTGCTCGGTGTCTATTCTGTATGCTCCATTTGTCTTCGTTTTTTGTGGGTTGCTTTAGATATAGTCTCTTAAACCTTAGATTTGATCGTCTTCTTCGGTCAAAGTGTGTCTTCCGAAAGGATGTTTACGATGTTGTGCTCCTCTGCTGCTGCTTgtggagtttttgttttttattttgtttgtcttgGTCTTCAAGTTGAAGATGGATTTGTTGTCTTGGCCTTCGAGTTGAGGATGGAGTAGATTGATGTGGGGGCTTAACTCTCAAGGccggtttttgttttatatttgagCTACCCATATCCTAGATTTAGTATGCACGAAGCAGATCTGTTTCTTACATGTAATTGTATATGGGTTAGCGGAAGcttaaagtcatttttatgattttgtaacCTTCATAACTTTTGGCTATAATTTTTTAGAGTTGTATGCTCTGTAAtataagagctttaagctcatgaaatttcatcaatgaaagttctatatttttcaaaaatatatatatatatacacacaagtCAAGTCAAATTTTGAGCCCTCCATTGCCTAATCTGTTTACATTAACGTCGTTGAAAAGCAACATAGATAAAAGCTTTGACCCcatcatgttttctttttcctctaaaaaataacttagtagatgaatgcaaaaaaatataaaatattcatgAAGTGTTATTAATTCAATTTGGTAGAACGTGGGTCTctagaaaacaaatttaaaaaatattgaaaaaaaaaatcaatcaaaaagtttttttcatacaaagatgatgatgatatactaAATAAGTAAATATCCACCAATCTAGTCTAAGTCGAGGTCGCGGGTCCAAGAGCCCATTCTTTTGGACTCAAGCCATGAGTCCTAATCATGCCATAGAAGCTAACACTCAAGTTGCTTAGATAACAAGTGAAGAGAAGATGCGAAGAATAATTCCTCACTACTTCGTCATAACTCTCTTATTATTCTTGGCAGAGAAGATGCAACGTGCTCAGTTTGCTAGCGAAACAACAGTCACACCTTGATAGCAGGCAAATAATTCAGTGGCATGATCACTCAAAGTTGCACCCCAATCAACGTATGACACTTGGCGGAAGCCGTGCATCGTTCTCAGGCACTTCCTACGAGAAATAATATGCAACCTAATGAAATACATACACATTATCTTTCATATAATTTCTAGTAGATTCATCGACTACACTTATTCTTGACATGTCTATGCAAGAGAAGAAGGAACAAAGATTCGAGTTAATGACATCTACTTCATTCATGAAACGATCAACCATACTTATTAATTTAAGCATCGAAGTTATTTTTGAGGCAAGTATTTAATTAATCTCTATTATCTTCTCTTGCACATATGCCCATTAATTAAGATTAGCCGTGAAATCAACTGCATTGCCAGACCATTTGGAACTCCATTTTTGTCTAgacaaattgtttttcttttttttttgtcggaggacttataaaaaaaaaccccattatTTCTCAATGCagcgccaaaaaaaaaaaaaaaaaaaaggacgcaAAATAATCTCATATCAAATCTATAGGAATTGTGGCATTCAAAGCTCCACTCGTCTCTCTTTTGCCATCAAAATTCCaccacaaaagcccaaaccccTCCTTctgattttttcaatttattaaatcTAATTCTTATTGATTTCAGAGTCTTATATCTTCTGCTGATTCAAACACACTTTCTCAAATGAAATTTATACGGAAATCTCTACGTACGAACCCAGCAGATGGAGGGCAATGATAATCCTACCCAAAAGGTATCCAAGCACTTCTCTATTGCTTTTCTTTCctcctttttatcttttgtgcGCATAATTCTTTTTCTGCTTTGCTATGATTATATTGAAGATTCCAGtagttattttagggttttgcttctgggttttcacttttttcttcttcttttttttttttttttttttttttttccgtggttgttattgttgttgctCTGTTGGGAGCTGGGAAAAGATTAGACAGCAAGAGAAATGAAATTTCTGGTCGCTTAAATTTCATTACgggtgtgtgtatgtgtgtttatttttctctctttttgcaGTTTTCTCAGTAACCGGACAGAGAGCCATTTTCCAATTATGCTTGAGTTGGGTCTATTATTTGGGTGTAGATGTGGAATGGGTTACAGTCAGAATTAAGTATATAAGCATTGGGTGTTAGGATTTACTTCGGTTAGTTGATGCACAATGGTGACGATTTGAGTGATTTAGAGGGCCACCTATTGCTTGTATACCTAAGATTATATGTCCAAAAGTAGGTAGGCCACAAGCGCAGGCTCATGTTTCTTGCTGCCTTTCCTGGTTTCAGTAACTGAGGCAATCGGGCTATTGAGATGGGTAATTCTTAAGTTTAttcagttttttcttttgagcTCTTATCATTTCAAAATACAGCCTTGTGATAGGAGGTGTGGATAATATctaattttacttttgaaatctgaaaaaattaagttcaactttttaaacataatttgTGACTTTGAGATTTTGCTTGATATCCTCTAGTAGCAGATTGATGTATTAGAAAGAAGAATACCCATAATCTGGACATAACCTGCAGCTCAATCGTACCTTTTCTAATGTCCCACTATGCATTCTTTGAATGGTTTTGGATATCAGCAAATCCAAGACTTGGTGAGTTTTTTTTGCAAGTGAAACAGCCTGAAATGAGGAACAGCAATAGCTATTTGGTTCTAGGGTTTTTGATAGCCAGTAAGTATCTGAAACCTACTTCATGATGAATTATCAAGTTCCATGTAACCAACGCTACTAACGGGTTGGAGGGAATCAGATCATGAGCTATAGACTAATCTAAGATGGTCTACCCTACATCAGTTTCAAACTGCCTCTTTTCCCCTAACATATTTTCAATCTAGGAATGCCATTTGTGATGTTCTACTATTACAATTTTGCTTTCTAAAGGTAACATACGTTTCCTTTTGGAAAAGCATTAGGGCAGGTTGGGACTGGTTTACCCCTTTATATCATGTAGGTCTAGACTACAAATTCTGGGCCAGAGCTCGATGGAAGTAATGATCATTAAACATTCTGCCAATTATGTGATCTTAACTGATGTATTTTTGAATCTTATTCAATGTGGCCCTGATTACTGCTGCATGCTTCATTTTCCTCTAGGAAATATGTGCAAGTTATACAGTAGAAAAAGGGGGAGATAGTTCTGCTTTATGAATGAGAATGGTAACATGATGTCTGTTATACCCAGAAATATGATATGTCAGGGGTAGACGTTTATAAACCACATATGTTGAGCATAATGAGCTAGATTTAATTGCAAGAGAGAttgtaatttaaataataaattgttaATGAAAAGTTTGCATTTTATGATAAGAAATGTGACATGAGGGAAGTAATTAAGAATAGaagtaaactttttttttttttgtaagtaataaccagtcttattaaaagcgtaaggcgccccaaggtaaacaggaagtatacaaaaggatcacctaactagaaaaagaaaagcgagCAAGAGAATAGAAGTAAACTTAACAGAACTCAACCAGCTATGCTGTTGCTTTTTAGTCCTCTTTAAGTTACCTATCTTGCCTCAACcaatatagttttttttctttctctgaaTGTGCATACCACAATGCAGAGTACTAGGAAATCAACATTTACAGGAAATGTTTCTATTTGAATAATGTGGACCAAATTGGTGGTGCAGAAGTACCAGTATACTTGAAATGCATTTACCAGGGAGGTAGATCCTGCCACAGTTGAAGGTCTTTAGAGGGAGATCTCTATggcaataaaaacaaatatgaaGCTGTATTGTTCTAATGCTTTGCATCTCTGCTATAAGAACTTTGTTTTTCTGAAAATTGAAATAGTAAAATTAGACCTAATTTAATGGTAGTTTCAGGCAATGTATCTTTAAGAATTTCATTATCTTGCGTGATGTTTTTTATGCAAATTTACATAGCTTGTTTGCCAGAGTTTTGGTTTGTGGATTTGACTTGAGTGTTTGACCTAGTTTTCTGTATATTTGATGTGGGCCTTTACTTGTTTGAAGGATTACTACAAAGTATTAGAGGTTGATTATGATGCATCTGAGGAGAAGATCCGATTAAATTACCGAAGGCTTGCACTGGTTGGTCATCTTTCTTTCTGATAGTTCCTTGAATAGTATTTTTACATTGCTCGGGTTTTTTCCATTAATTGCGATGTGATATGGACTGAGGAAATATACTTGATTCTGTGGGCTATATAGAAGTGGCATCCTGACAAGCACAAGGGTGACAGTGCTGTTACTGCAAAGTTTCAAGAGATAAATGAAGCTTACGAAGGTAATTCTTAAGTGTAATTGGTGCAAAGGTCTGCATTTCCATACCATGCATATGGTCTTATTGTAATTCGTTCTTTAGAAACAGTTAAATTAATGATCCACTTACAGCATTTACAACCCTTAGAAATCAGCTTGGTCTCGTCTTTAGTATCTTCAAGAGactgaaaaatatttgaagaaGCCAGACAACAGTCCTTGACTAGTATTCATTCAGAGATCAAGATCTTTGACTAGGGTTTTGAACTACCTAATCTCTGATGTGTACAAtaaatatgcatatttaatcCTGGTTATGTCCATAGATTTCCTTTCAGCAACATGGGACCTACTTCTACTCTTTAGAGGCAGATTACATCTCTTGGTACATCAGACTaataaagaattttaaaaatatgaaaatatgtaTTTTGGTCTTTAATTATTCATCACTTTTTTGGTTGGTGTAAAGCCAATATTACATGTTCTTtgtaacatttttgtttttaggttaTGCGGTTATAATATTCTACAGGTTATGTGCAATAATGTGACTTCTACTAATTTCTTTTGCAGTTTTGAGTGATCCTGCTAAACGACTTGACTATGATCTAACCGGAATATATGAGATTGATAAGTATACTCTGCGGGTAAGAAAAGGGGAAGATCATATTATCAGGTCTAGAAATGtcaaattatatttgtttaggTTGTTTCTGAGGCCCCCTTTGTAGTGATTATTGATGCTGAATGCTGACTATCTGGGATATTCAACCCTTCCTATGCAGGAATATCTTGCCAGATTTAAAGGAATGATACTTACCTGCAATGGGCTTGGTATTAGTCATATGCCAATACGGTaacattttagtaatttttagaaaataggGTGCTGAAGTATATGATGAATGTTATCATGAGAGATTGTGTGTAtgtttgtctatttattttgtGCGTGTCTCTGATGTTGAGTATCtgtaattttaatatttgtttcatTGTCAGGAATCAAGATATTAACTCTGAAGAAGAATATGACTacatttctttatattttttaagatcaataattatttttgcaACGCGGAAAAAATCATAACACAGTTCACTCTTGCTTCATTTCTCCTCATAACTGCAGGATGCGGAAATGCAAGCCTATCGAGCTGATCTTTTTCAagttagcccttaacttatttCCTTAGGCAATAAATTTTCCCCTATAAGTACTCAAAAagcaatatattatatatcctAACCgcattttcttttgaatataGTTGTCTGTTTTTGAATTACTTAGAAATATTTGTTCAAGTTCCTGGACTGGTTCAGACAGAGGTGTCATTAATCCATTCTAACACTCCTGCTTAAGCTTAGGAAAATGGAAAGATTTGTTCAAATTCTCAGTCGGCAGTACTGAACAGACATGTACTCCAAACTCTATATATGTTTGCATAATCTTATTAAACAATTGCAGAAAGTTAGTAATTGCTTATTACAATATTTAGATGTGACCTATAGGTGATTTTGTTGCTTCTAGCAGCCCATTGCTGGAAGTCCTTTGTATGGCTGCTGCTGAATGCAGAAATATTTTGAGAGATGGAGTGATTGCAAAAATGTATATATGGCTCTATGGAGGCTTAAACTTTCTAGATTTCCATGTAGGAAGCTGATCACATGGTTGATTGGAGATTAACCGATAATTATACCTTTCTTGGCCTTTTGGCTAAAGTCAAGTGCCAGTCAAGTCCTAGCATAGTGGTAAAGGACTGAAGGCAATTGTGGAATGGCCAGAGTCTGAATTGCACTGTCTGACCAGAAAAAATATGGAGATAAACTTGTTATTGTCTGAAGTACAGAGCAGGCTGGGTCTGAGGCTAGGCTAGAATGTGACTCTTTGGCCAGTGAAATGTATAAGAAGATCAATGTGCTGTTATGCCGCTTGGGAAGTTGTAAATTATTGGAATGAGAACAAGATCAACTTTAGATGGTTGGAATTCAACCTCCCCGGCACCTAATTTGTTTGTTAAGGGCCTGATAGCAACTGTGCTAGAAAAGTGTGACGGTGAGGCTCCTATGCAGGAGTCTGAAACAGGAAACAAATCCGGTCCGATGGCTGTTCTCCACTAACCACCATGATATTGGGAATGGTGCTGATGCTCAGATTCTATATTTTCTTCCGTAGGTGCTGGGAACATATGTTATGGATCTTAGATGGTTAGTTCGGTCAGGAATTTGTATAAACTACTGGTGAAATCTTGGCATGATGAGATCTCATCGTAGAAGTGTTATCCTGGAATGGCTGTGAAGCTCAAGTGGTTGGCACCTGCCTGCATATCATCGCTCTCTTTTTTGCATTATGACCCGTGTCCAGTGGGATTCTATAGAAGTTAGAGGGATTTGTGATGGAGaggcatttttctttttgttctacTGATAGGGTAGTAGCTGTGGTGGTGGTGCTGAGTAGCATGTTAGGTTTGTTTAAGACTTCAATTTTGTGTGACCAAATTAGTATTGAAGTTGAATAAGGAAATGAATAGATggagaaaataataacaaatattgTAACGAAagcaaaagattgaaaaaaaaaaaaaggattaggaCACGTTATTATGGCATGCATCCACAGTTAAGTGATCCAACTCTATATATtgtaatatataattatattatttacaGATTTCTTAGTTGTTATACTAATAAGTTTGTAGTAAAATTTCGATAGTTGGGCTTCTACTCATGCATTGTTTTGCAACCAATGACATGCTGTAAATCTTAGACCTCCTTAAAGCAAGTTTTGAGCTT from Corylus avellana chromosome ca1, CavTom2PMs-1.0 encodes the following:
- the LOC132166841 gene encoding uncharacterized protein LOC132166841 isoform X1, encoding MEGNDNPTQKDYYKVLEVDYDASEEKIRLNYRRLALKWHPDKHKGDSAVTAKFQEINEAYEVLSDPAKRLDYDLTGIYEIDKYTLREYLARFKGMILTCNGLGISHMPIRMRKCKPIELIFFKMQQLMETNDLTDK
- the LOC132166841 gene encoding uncharacterized protein LOC132166841 isoform X2, which gives rise to MEGNDNPTQKDYYKVLEVDYDASEEKIRLNYRRLALKWHPDKHKGDSAVTAKFQEINEAYEVLSDPAKRLDYDLTGIYEIDKYTLREYLARFKGMILTCNGLGISHMPIRMQQLMETNDLTDK